The segment GATCTCCTTCATGGTCCTCTCCCCATCCATATACTTCCTTGCATAATTTATGGCATCACCTATTGCCCTTGTCTGACTGATGTCCACCAACTGTTCTACAGACCCAAGATCAATAGTATTTTCGCCAAAAGCGATGGAATGTAATCCCTTGGAGGATATCTTCACCTCCCTTCTGCCCTTGCCTGGATTGATGCTGTGAGATAGGGGGATGCGTTCCGCGATCATTCCAAAGGAATCTCCACCCTCCCCTCTTCTCTCTGCCCTATACTTATGGGCAATGGCTTGAGCCTCACTGGTCAAATCATTGGGTTTATAATCTACCATACATATAACATAATCCGCCACATCAAAGTAATCGCCAGAACCCCCGATTACCAGGATCGACGAAACGCCTAGCTCATTGTAGAGCTGTTTTACCTTATCTATAAAAGGCGTAATAGGCTCCCTATCCTTTACAACAAGCTCCTGCATTCTATGATCCCTGATCATAAAGTTTGTTGCTGATGTGTCCTCGTCTATGAGGAGGGCCTGACACCCCACCTCCAGAGCCTCAAGTATATTGGCCGACTGTGAGGTGCTTCCGCTGGCATCATCAGAGGAAAACCCTGTGGTATCCTTGCCAAAGGGGAGATTGGAAATGAAGGGGGTGATGGAGGTCTTCTCAATACGACGGCCATCCTCTGCTCTAATCTTTACAGCATAGGGATTGGTTATTACGAATTCCCTGCCGTCACCGGGTATATGATTATATATCCCCAATTCAATCGCTTTCAGAAGGGTGGATTTGCCGTGATAGCCACCACCAACGATAAGCGTTATTCCCTTTGGAATTCCCATCCCTCTTACCTCACCCCTGTTAGGGAGCTCTATACTCACGCGCAGGGATTCCGGTGAGTCAAAGGGCACAGACTTTTCCCTCTCTAGGGGACGATCATCCACCCCGCTTCGCCTGGGAAGGAGAGCTCCATCAGAGATAAAGGCCACAAGATTGAGACTATCCAGCCTATCCCTTATATAATCAGCATCCTCAGCGGTCTCGATGTGTCTATATAACCTCTCCCTCTCAATCCCTTCAAAGAATAGGGATGATCGAATAATTTGGGGCAGTTCATCGAATATCATGGCGCGTGCATCCCTGCCCGAGATATTCCTTCCAAATGCGGGAAGTCCCATTAAAATCCTTGCCTCTACAAATTCATCATTCACCAGGAGCGATGTCCGTTCAAGCATCTCCTGCCCGGGCCGATCTATTGAGATCAGTCCGCTCTTGCCAGTGCCCCGATTCCCCCTGCTATATCTCCTCGCGGCATCGTAAAACCTCCGAGCAAGAAAATCCCTCAGGGCTATCTCCCTACTCCTGTTATGATAGGCATCACCAGGGAAACGAGCCCCACACTGCGATACGCGAACCCGAAACCTACTGGGCAAGGCGAAGGGGTCTCCTGATACATGATCAATATATAGAATATAATCTTTAAAATCAAAGACATCCTCTATATCCTTATAGGCCTTGTACCCCTTCCCATCAATTTTCTTCAATATATTTTTTAAATCTGCATCTCTTCTAATCATCCATACTCCATCATCAAATTGGATTTACACTTCCTAAGGGGGGCCTCTTTTGCCGTTAAGGGGATAATCTTTGCCCATCATGGGGCAGGATAAGCGCTCACTATGGACTGCATGTAGCCCTAAGTATGGCGGTTTAGGTCTACTAGGGTGGGATCTGCCCATTCTTGGGCAACCTCTGCCCTACCTTGGAGAACCCTTGCCCCAACCAGGGCGAAGAGTGCGGAACCTGGGGCAGGTTCCTCAAACCCTCAATTTAAGGATATTTCTCTGCTATACCCTCTTATACAATTCATCTAAGGCCTTCTTAATAACCTCATCCTCCTTTTTAACATCCTCCAAGCTCTTTGGTTTTACTTCAGGAGGCTTCTCTGCAAGCCCATACTTCCATTTTAGAAACTTTTCGCCAGTGATCGGGTACAAGGCATAAATGAGGAGATCAAAATCATTCATTGCAATATCACCTATCTTTTCCCGAGCCTTATCGAGTTCAGGTTCAAGATAATCCGCAGGGCGTCCGGCAACAGGCGTCTCCCCACGCTTATACCCCTTTAAAACCTTTTTCTGCACATCAGGATCAATTTCGGTAGGTGTTCTCCCATAAAGGCCGTATACCAGATCCTTAACCTGTGATGTTACAATCTTGTATTTGCCCATTAGGACATTCAAGACAGCCTGAGCCCCCACTATTTGCGAAGTAGGGGTTACAAGGGGTGGAGTGCCCAGTTCCTTTCTTGTCATGGGGACCTCAGCATATACCTCATCTAGTCTATCTAGCGCATTGGACTCCTTTAGCTGGCTTATAAGATTGGATATCATACCCCCAGGGACCTGATGCGCTAATACAGCCGTATCGATGACACTCATTCTATTAGTAGCAAGATAATCGCGGTATTTTGGAGCGATACTCTCTAAATATGATCCAAGTTCAAGAAGCTTTGTAAAATCGAGCTTCGTATCGCGTTCTGTGCCAATCAGCGTAGCGATAATCGGCTCCGCAGCGGGCTGAGATGTTCTCAGGGCAAAGGGAGCCAAACATGTGTCCACAACGTCCACACCAGCTTCAATAGCCTTAAGGTAGGTCATAGAGGCCATGCCGCTTGTAT is part of the Spirochaetota bacterium genome and harbors:
- a CDS encoding pyruvate carboxylase subunit B, with amino-acid sequence LATRMRTEDMLPIAEQMDGVGFWAMEVWGGATFDTMHRFLAEDPFERIGRLKKYIKKTPFSMLLRGQNLIGYRNYADDVVRLFVDKSCEAGIDIFRVFDALNDFRNFETCIERIKANGKHFQGAICYSLTERRMGGDVFNLEYYLKKAAEIEAMGADSICIKDMAGIIAPYDAYLLISELKKNIKIPLQLHTHYTSGMASMTYLKAIEAGVDVVDTCLAPFALRTSQPAAEPIIATLIGTERDTKLDFTKLLELGSYLESIAPKYRDYLATNRMSVIDTAVLAHQVPGGMISNLISQLKESNALDRLDEVYAEVPMTRKELGTPPLVTPTSQIVGAQAVLNVLMGKYKIVTSQVKDLVYGLYGRTPTEIDPDVQKKVLKGYKRGETPVAGRPADYLEPELDKAREKIGDIAMNDFDLLIYALYPITGEKFLKWKYGLAEKPPEVKPKSLEDVKKEDEVIKKALDELYKRV
- a CDS encoding ABC-ATPase domain-containing protein; this translates as MIRRDADLKNILKKIDGKGYKAYKDIEDVFDFKDYILYIDHVSGDPFALPSRFRVRVSQCGARFPGDAYHNRSREIALRDFLARRFYDAARRYSRGNRGTGKSGLISIDRPGQEMLERTSLLVNDEFVEARILMGLPAFGRNISGRDARAMIFDELPQIIRSSLFFEGIERERLYRHIETAEDADYIRDRLDSLNLVAFISDGALLPRRSGVDDRPLEREKSVPFDSPESLRVSIELPNRGEVRGMGIPKGITLIVGGGYHGKSTLLKAIELGIYNHIPGDGREFVITNPYAVKIRAEDGRRIEKTSITPFISNLPFGKDTTGFSSDDASGSTSQSANILEALEVGCQALLIDEDTSATNFMIRDHRMQELVVKDREPITPFIDKVKQLYNELGVSSILVIGGSGDYFDVADYVICMVDYKPNDLTSEAQAIAHKYRAERRGEGGDSFGMIAERIPLSHSINPGKGRREVKISSKGLHSIAFGENTIDLGSVEQLVDISQTRAIGDAINYARKYMDGERTMKEIIGCVLDDIDNKGLDVLNNRPVVDYVEFRGLELAAAINRLRTIIMKQRG